In one Corallococcus sp. EGB genomic region, the following are encoded:
- a CDS encoding DUF1800 domain-containing protein, which produces MRALPVWPLVAVCLSCASRSQLTAPGAPAPFDEARAVHVLQRLAYGPSGRDLAEMKRLGVDGWVEAQLQPASGAPLPSGLEAKLQAFPTLGMSMAQLVEDYPRPPPEMPAEEKRERGPARVVFERSSARVLRAVESPRQLEEVLVDFWFNHFNVSEDKGAVRWLATSYERDAIRPHVFGTFRELLGATAHHPAMLFYLDNWRSTREGLSQEELRHPRRFRRQAAMMEDAEDEEDAKPKLGLNENYARELLELHTLGVDGGYTQDDVREVARCFTGWSIRQPRKEPAFVFRKVAHDTDAKVVLGQAIPTGGGERDGERVLDLLANHPATAHHVALKLAQRFVADDPAPELVDRVAKVFLDTKGDLRAVYRALFQSPEFQSPEVRAGKVKTPFEYVVSALRATNAQVEVTPRLLRHLALMGEPLYRAPAPTGFPEVAEPWVNSGALVARLNFGLDLVGGRLPGARVSVDAFAPRQAPTAVEWVDGLGQALLGTKPSEETRATILAALAEKREAAGAVDEAPPVDVPLIAGLLLGSPEFQKQ; this is translated from the coding sequence ATGCGCGCCCTCCCTGTCTGGCCCCTGGTGGCCGTGTGCCTGTCGTGTGCGTCCCGGTCGCAGCTCACGGCACCTGGGGCGCCCGCGCCCTTCGACGAGGCGCGCGCGGTGCACGTGCTTCAGCGGCTGGCGTATGGGCCCTCGGGGAGGGACCTGGCGGAGATGAAGCGGCTGGGCGTGGACGGGTGGGTGGAGGCCCAGCTCCAGCCCGCGTCCGGTGCCCCGCTGCCATCCGGTCTGGAGGCGAAGCTCCAGGCGTTCCCCACGCTGGGAATGTCCATGGCGCAGCTCGTGGAGGACTACCCGAGGCCGCCGCCGGAGATGCCCGCAGAGGAGAAGCGCGAGCGGGGCCCGGCGCGCGTCGTCTTCGAGCGCTCCTCCGCCCGGGTGCTGCGCGCGGTGGAGAGTCCGCGCCAGTTGGAGGAGGTGCTGGTCGACTTCTGGTTCAACCACTTCAACGTCTCCGAGGACAAAGGCGCAGTGAGGTGGCTGGCCACGTCCTACGAGCGCGACGCCATCCGGCCGCACGTCTTCGGCACCTTCCGGGAGCTGCTGGGCGCGACGGCGCACCACCCGGCGATGCTCTTCTACCTGGACAACTGGCGCAGCACGCGTGAGGGGTTGAGCCAGGAGGAGCTGCGCCACCCGCGCCGCTTCCGTCGCCAGGCCGCGATGATGGAGGACGCGGAGGACGAAGAAGACGCGAAGCCGAAGCTGGGCCTCAACGAGAACTACGCGCGCGAGCTGCTGGAGCTGCACACGCTGGGCGTGGACGGCGGCTACACGCAGGACGACGTGCGCGAGGTCGCGCGCTGCTTCACGGGCTGGAGCATCCGCCAGCCGCGAAAGGAGCCCGCGTTCGTCTTCCGCAAGGTGGCGCACGACACCGATGCGAAGGTGGTGCTGGGGCAGGCGATTCCCACGGGGGGAGGGGAGAGGGACGGGGAGCGGGTGCTGGACCTGCTGGCGAACCACCCCGCGACAGCGCACCACGTGGCGCTGAAGCTCGCGCAGCGCTTCGTCGCGGACGACCCCGCGCCAGAGTTGGTGGACCGGGTGGCGAAGGTGTTCCTCGACACGAAGGGAGACCTGCGCGCGGTGTATCGCGCGCTGTTCCAGTCGCCGGAGTTCCAGTCGCCGGAAGTGCGGGCCGGGAAGGTGAAGACGCCGTTCGAGTACGTGGTGTCCGCGCTGCGGGCGACGAACGCGCAGGTGGAGGTGACGCCCCGGCTCCTGCGCCATCTGGCCTTGATGGGCGAGCCGCTCTACCGGGCCCCCGCGCCCACGGGCTTCCCGGAGGTGGCCGAGCCGTGGGTGAACAGCGGAGCGTTGGTGGCGAGGCTCAACTTCGGCCTGGACCTCGTGGGCGGCCGGCTGCCCGGAGCGCGTGTGTCAGTGGACGCGTTCGCACCGAGGCAGGCGCCCACGGCGGTGGAGTGGGTGGACGGCCTGGGGCAGGCGCTGCTGGGGACGAAGCCGTCGGAGGAGACACGGGCCACCATCCTCGCGGCGCTGGCGGAGAAGCGCGAAGCCGCGGGCGCCGTGGACGAAGCGCCACCCGTGGACGTGCCACTCATCGCGGGGCTGCTGCTCGGCTCGCCGGAGTTCCAGAAACAATGA
- the queC gene encoding 7-cyano-7-deazaguanine synthase QueC — protein MAKRAVVLLSGGLDSTTCLAMAKADGFEPVCLSIAYGQRHSVELERAKKVAATMGVRDVRVVTVDLRQVGGSALTDDIPVPKDRTEDAMSHDVPITYVPARNALFLSMALGLAEVVGATDIYIGVNAVDYSGYPDCRPEFIRSFESMAQLATKAGVEGATFKVHAPLSGLTKAQIIQAGVKLGVDYGMTHSCYDPDAQGRACGRCDSCLLRARGFQEAGVADPTVYTDGVR, from the coding sequence ATGGCGAAGCGTGCGGTGGTGCTCCTGTCCGGAGGCCTGGACTCAACGACGTGCCTGGCGATGGCGAAGGCGGACGGCTTCGAGCCGGTGTGCCTGTCCATCGCCTACGGACAGCGCCACTCGGTGGAGCTGGAGCGCGCGAAGAAGGTCGCCGCCACCATGGGCGTGCGGGACGTGCGCGTGGTGACGGTGGACCTGCGGCAGGTGGGCGGTTCCGCCCTCACGGACGACATCCCGGTCCCCAAGGACCGCACCGAGGACGCCATGTCCCACGACGTCCCCATCACCTACGTGCCCGCGCGCAACGCGCTCTTCCTCTCCATGGCGCTGGGGCTGGCGGAGGTGGTGGGCGCCACGGACATCTACATCGGCGTCAACGCGGTGGACTACAGCGGCTATCCGGACTGCCGCCCGGAGTTCATCCGCTCCTTCGAGTCCATGGCCCAGCTGGCCACCAAGGCGGGCGTGGAGGGCGCGACCTTCAAGGTGCACGCGCCGCTGTCCGGCCTCACCAAGGCGCAGATCATCCAGGCCGGCGTGAAGCTGGGCGTGGACTACGGGATGACGCACTCCTGCTACGACCCGGACGCGCAGGGCCGCGCGTGTGGCCGCTGCGACAGCTGCCTGCTGCGCGCCAGGGGCTTCCAGGAAGCGGGCGTGGCGGACCCCACCGTGTACACGGACGGGGTGCGCTGA
- a CDS encoding serine/threonine-protein kinase — MSQTLAAGLENTLISPNSGAQQLAPTLTPGASTLQRRNTVLPRVEWKGQQPSVIPLQRERFEEVRPLGQGGMGEVVLIRDHDIEREVALKRLPPGADLDRVLRFVEEIRTVGMLDHPNIAPVHDVGVDEQGRYYFLMKHLKGETLESIIARLRRSELDALVRYPFQVRVQIFLGVLHAVAYAHGKGFIHRDLKPANIMVGPFGEVTVLDWGLARRVGTPSTPSLPDGAPKDLHSARPLQTELGSVVGTPLYMSPEQARGEHDTMDARSDVYSLSVLFHEFLSLTHYLEGLQSVSDIMTAVQARTLDMHSMHANSAQGPVPAELMWFVKKGMSKAPEDRFKSVDDMVSQLHAALEGRIHVQCQRTMLKKTLHQGLRIADRNPMALTAAGLVGAGLVIASAVHLGMTYFGTLLH, encoded by the coding sequence ATGAGTCAAACGCTCGCGGCCGGCCTGGAAAACACGCTCATTTCTCCGAACTCGGGGGCGCAGCAGCTGGCGCCCACCCTGACTCCTGGTGCGTCCACCCTCCAGCGGCGCAACACGGTGCTTCCGCGCGTGGAGTGGAAGGGGCAGCAGCCCAGCGTGATTCCGCTTCAGCGCGAGCGCTTCGAAGAGGTGCGCCCGCTGGGGCAGGGCGGCATGGGCGAGGTGGTGCTCATCCGCGACCACGACATCGAGCGGGAGGTCGCGCTCAAGCGGCTGCCCCCGGGCGCGGACCTGGACCGCGTGCTGCGCTTCGTGGAGGAGATCCGCACGGTGGGCATGCTGGACCACCCGAACATCGCGCCCGTGCACGACGTGGGCGTGGATGAGCAGGGCCGGTACTACTTCCTGATGAAGCACCTGAAGGGCGAGACGCTGGAGTCCATCATCGCCCGGCTGCGCCGCTCGGAGCTGGACGCGCTGGTGCGCTACCCGTTCCAGGTGCGGGTGCAGATCTTCCTGGGCGTGCTGCACGCGGTGGCGTACGCGCACGGCAAGGGCTTCATCCACCGCGACCTGAAGCCCGCGAACATCATGGTGGGCCCCTTCGGCGAGGTGACGGTGCTGGACTGGGGCCTGGCGCGCCGCGTGGGCACGCCCTCCACTCCGAGCCTCCCGGACGGTGCGCCCAAGGACCTGCACTCGGCGCGGCCGCTCCAGACGGAGCTGGGCTCGGTGGTGGGCACGCCGCTCTACATGTCCCCGGAGCAGGCGCGCGGCGAGCACGACACGATGGACGCGCGCAGCGACGTCTACAGCCTCTCCGTGCTCTTCCACGAGTTCCTGTCGCTGACGCACTACCTGGAGGGCCTCCAGTCGGTGTCGGACATCATGACGGCGGTGCAGGCGCGCACGCTGGACATGCACTCCATGCACGCGAACAGCGCCCAGGGCCCGGTGCCCGCGGAGCTGATGTGGTTCGTGAAGAAGGGGATGAGCAAGGCCCCCGAGGACCGCTTCAAGTCCGTGGACGACATGGTGTCGCAGCTCCACGCCGCGCTGGAGGGCCGCATCCACGTGCAGTGCCAGCGCACGATGCTGAAGAAGACCCTGCACCAGGGCCTGCGCATCGCGGACCGCAATCCCATGGCCCTCACGGCGGCGGGCCTGGTGGGCGCGGGACTGGTCATCGCGTCGGCGGTGCACCTGGGCATGACGTACTTCGGAACGCTGCTGCACTGA
- the ddpX gene encoding D-alanyl-D-alanine dipeptidase, with amino-acid sequence MRAAVGLTLTLALLGGAPALAEDAKAAKPKPAAPKAELVDAATVIPDLVQDLRYATKDNFLKRQVYPDGARCLLLPDSVKRLKQAAEALRAQGYRLKVYDCYRPRAVQYEMWKIMPKPGYVADPRKGSNHNRGGAVDLTLVTKDGAEVEMPTPFDDFTPAAHHGYTGGTPASREHREVLRKAMEGAGFQRNRMEWWHYDLPGATKLPVLDVPFTPNG; translated from the coding sequence ATGCGCGCCGCGGTGGGCCTCACGCTGACCCTGGCGCTGCTCGGGGGCGCACCGGCCCTCGCGGAGGATGCGAAGGCCGCGAAGCCGAAGCCCGCCGCGCCCAAGGCGGAGCTGGTGGACGCGGCCACCGTCATCCCGGACCTGGTGCAGGACCTGCGCTACGCGACGAAGGACAACTTCCTCAAGCGGCAGGTGTACCCGGATGGCGCGCGGTGCCTGCTGTTGCCGGACTCGGTGAAGCGCCTGAAGCAGGCCGCGGAAGCGCTGCGTGCCCAGGGCTACCGGCTGAAGGTCTACGACTGCTACCGGCCGCGCGCGGTGCAGTACGAGATGTGGAAGATCATGCCCAAGCCCGGCTACGTGGCGGACCCGCGCAAGGGCTCCAACCACAACCGGGGCGGGGCGGTGGACCTCACCCTGGTGACGAAGGACGGCGCGGAGGTGGAGATGCCCACCCCCTTCGACGACTTCACCCCCGCTGCGCACCACGGCTACACCGGCGGCACCCCCGCCTCGCGCGAACACCGGGAGGTGCTGCGCAAGGCCATGGAGGGCGCCGGCTTCCAGCGCAACCGGATGGAGTGGTGGCACTACGACCTGCCCGGCGCTACGAAGTTGCCGGTGCTGGACGTGCCCTTCACCCCGAACGGGTGA